Within Desulfolithobacter dissulfuricans, the genomic segment ATCGGCGGCCAAGGCGGTCCGCCTGGGAGCCTTTGATTATATCCCCAAACCGGTCAACAAGGACACCCTACTCCACTTTACCCGCCAGGCCCTCAACCACCGCTGGCTGCAGAAAGAAAAAGAAAGACTCATTACTGAAAATGAACAGTACCGCAAATACCTGGAAGCTGTTTTCCGCTCGGTCCAGGACTGCATCGTCACTGTGGACCCGGAACTGAGCATCGTTCAGGTCAATGACACGGCCAGACAGTGCATGCTCGCTGCTGCACCCGAAGGCAAACTGCCCACCAGTCTATATGAAGTGAGCGGGCCGCTTGGAAAAGCGTGCCTGGAAGACGCAAAAAAGGTTCTCGAAACCAGGAAAGAGGTCCGTGAACACCGGATCGAGTGTCAGTTCCATGGAGGAGAACTCAAGGTTCTGAGCCTTAACGCGGCACCAATTCAGGTCAACGGCCACTCTTTTACCGGCATCGTCCTGGTTGCCCGCGACATCACCAACACTCCTTCACCCGACAGCGGCAAGCAGCGTGATTATTTTCATGGCTACGTTGGCCACAGCCAAGCCATGCAGGAGGTGTACAACCTGATTGAAAACGTGGGCCGGGTGGATACCACAGTGCTCATTACCGGGGAGTCGGGCACCGGCAAGGAACTGGCTGCCGAAGCGCTGCATGCAGAAAGTCTTCGCCGCGACAAACCCCTGATCAAGGTGGACTGCGCTTCGATCCCCGAGGATATCCTGGAGAGCGAACTCTTTGGCCACCGACGAGGCTCCTTCACCGGGGCGGAAAAAAATCGCCAGGGCCGGATTCTCCAGGCCGAAGGCGGAACTCTGTTCCTGGATGAGATTGGCGATATCTCTCCCCGCATGCAACTGCGGCTCCTCAGGTTTCTCCAGGAACGAACGTTCTATCCTGTGGGCCAGGACCAGCCGGTTCAGGTCGATGTCCGGGTTATTGCCGCCACCAATGCCGACCTGCGAGAAAAAGTGGCCCTGGGAGAGTTCCGCGAGGACCTCTATTATCGCCTTCGGGTTATCGAGATCAACCTGCCACCCCTGCGGGCCAGAAAAGAGGGGATCCCCGTGCTGGCCAACCACTTCCTCAAAAGTTTCCAGGAAAAACTGGGCCACAATATCAGCGGTATTTCTGACCAGGCCATGGAGGCCCTGGTGCACTATTCCTGGCCTGGGAATGTGCGCGAGCTCAAACATGTGATCGAGCGCGGCTGTGTCCTCTGTACCGGCCAAACCCTGGCCCTGGAGCACCTGCCCGAAGAAATCCGCAACAGTGAGGCCTCATTGCCCCTTACCGCCCTGGAAAAACCAGCTGCAACACCATCACCGCAACACCAGGAACCAGAACCCCTGAAAAATGCCACAACTTCGATGAGCCCGGAAGAAAAAATCCGAGCCGCGCTAACGCAGGCAGGGGGCAACAAGTCCAAGGCTGCCCGTCTACTTGGCATCGATCGCTCTACCCTCTACCGGAGAATGCGACGCTACAACATCAGCGACTAATGCAACACAACTGTAGCAATGCAACACCGTGGTAGTGTTGCATTGCTACACATTGTGGCACCACTCCTGCAACACATCAGCATCATTCCCACACGACCCCCACCCACCAATTTAAAAAATTCTTGTTTATTTTCAAGAAGATACCCCCAAAACGCAACAGAAAAAAACGCCCTGCCCCAATTCTGGCCCCCAACTTGCTACATAAGAGACAAACGCAACAACACCTGTGCAAACGGAAGGAGCTGTACAGGATCAGATGTGCACCAGGAGGACAGAAAGATGATGAACAGAGAATCCATAATCCAGAGAGAAAAAGGAAAGATACTGACGCGCCCCGAGGCGGTGGACACAGAGGTCAACAAGGTAACCATGGGCGCCCTGGGCATGTTTGCCGGTCTCGTCGGCGCCTGGGCCCTGGCATGTATCATTGGCGGCATTGTGGCCAGCACCGAAGTCACCGGACTGCTGGACGGCTGGTTCCATGCCGTGAGCGGACTTTAAGAACCAAGTACTACGACGTAGCAATAAAACAATTGACACGAAGCATCTATTCACAATCGAAGGAGGAACATCATGGCCAAGACAGCAAACGTAAAAACCCGCACTCAGACTGGCGTCCAGGCAAAGGATATCACCCCGGCATCCGAAATATCAAAAGTCGGCGTCTACGCAGTCGGTATCGGCGCGGCCCTTATCGGCCTCTGGGGCCTGGCCTGCTTCATCGGCGGCATGATCAGCGCCGGCGGTCCCCTGGCTCTGATCGGCAGCTGGTTCAAGGCTGTCAGTGGAATGTAGGAGAGCAGACAGTTCTCTGCAACGTACTGGATTTACAGGAAGGGTGACAGGTATCAAGGAACAACAGGCAGTGTATGGTGATGGCAGCCAGCAGCCTTCCAGCCGCCAGGCACCGGGCAGCAGCACCCTGCCCGGTGCCGCAGCTGGAAAGAGCGGGGCTGGGTCACGCTCCCTGGTCTCCACGCGGAAGATACTGTACTCCGTATTCTGTGGCATAACCGTGCTGCTCTCAGTGGTCATCATCATGGCTTTTCTGCAGTATCGGCTAACGGCCCAGTATAATGAAATTATTGACCAGGGGGAAAAAATTGTCTTTCGTTTTTCCTCGCTCAGGGAGTATCTCACCCGGGCAATACTGGAGAGAAAATGGAATCAGCTAGAAGGGTTCGAGGCTAAAATCGAAACCCTTAACAGCGATTTTTCCAAGCTCCTTGACCATCAACTGATACCGACCCAGTACAAACTGGCCCTCATCGACAAAGTTGGCATAGGTGAAATCGCCCTCCTGGCCCGGCAACTGGCAAATGAGGACGATAAGCTTGCCCCGGCCCTCAAACTGCACGACAGGCTCCGGGCCATGTCCGACCAGCTCATGCAGTTCGACCGGGTCCTGATAGGCCAGATGAAGAGCAACCTGGTGCGGTTCCAGAACCTGATCATAGGCACCCTGGCCCTGATCACCGGAGCTATCAGCCTGCTCTTTGTCTTCCTGTACCGCAAGGCCCTGCTTCCTCTCATGGATCTCTCAAAACAGGTGCATGAGACAGACCGGGACCGGGAGTTGGCCATAGCGCCAGGGGCCTGTCAGGAACTCAAGGATCTGACCGAGAGGCTGAATTTTCTTCTGAACAGCAGTGAACCGGGACATCCGGGGGAAGGAAATGTTTTTTCACCCCACGAGGTGAATGTCCTGAGTAATCAGCTCAACGCCATCATCAACTACACTCAGTTGCTGCTGGACAACGACACCCACCGGGAGAACCATCCCGAAGAGGTAAAAATCCTCCGCAGCATCATGATGTCCGGCGAACAGATCGGCCTGATACTCCAGGAAAAACAACGCTGACCGGTATCGCGCCGCCCGCATATTCTGTTAGCCGGCGGCCCTGGCAACGCATACCGGCACTCTCTGTCAGAGACCAGTTACTACGTATTTAATTTTAAAGGACCATAAAATTATTCAAATGTACCACAGGTAACCCAAGGAGGAGGAATCAATGGACAATGTTCGACCAATGGACAACAAAATAGGTATTGCCGGAATAGAGATCCCGTTTCCGGTTTTTATCATCCTGATTGCGTGCGCTTCCATGGCCGTAACCGGAATACTTTTCGCTGGCCATGCACTTTACATAGGTCACCATCATGCCCTCGGCACATCCCGCGAGGTACCCTGGGGTATTCTTATTGCCGGTTATGTCTTTTTTGCCACCTTCTCCACCGGACTGTGCATCATTGCCTCCCTGGGGCAGGTTTTCGGCATCAAGGCATTCAAGCCCATTGTCGGCCGGACCTTGTTCCTGGCTGCGATCACCATTGCCGCCGGACTGATGAGTATCTCCCTGGAGTTGGAGAACCCGTGGCGGGTCCAGATATGGGCCCTGCTTTCGCCCCATCCGGAATCAAATATCTGGTGGAAGACCTCAATTTACTCCATGTACCTGATGCTGCTCATCTTCAACCTCATCCTTCTCAACCGGGGCAAGGTCAAGGCTGCATCACGGGTTGGCCTGGTGGCCCTTCTCGCCTGCCTGGCAGCAGTCCTCAACATGAAGGAAGACATGAGCATCCTCGGAGCCCGGGCCTTCTGGCCTGACCAGTACATGCCCATCTACTTCCTGACCTTTGCCACTTTGCTGGCCTGCTTTGGAATTTTCTTCTTCAACTGGGCAGCAGCCAGGATCAGCGGCGAAGAGATAAGCAGTGAAGTAAAGTCTGCCCTTTCGGCCACGAGCAAGCTCACCATTGTCCTGCTGCTGATCTACGGCCTGTTCACCGCAGCCAAGATCATGGCTGGATACGCCGGAGAAGGCGTCAACAATCCCGACGCCATGAGCCTCCTGCTGACCGGTCGATTTGCCGGTAATTTCTGGGTAGGAGAAGTAGGCATGGCCTTTATCATTCCCCTGGCTCTCCTTCTTATCGCCCGGCGCAACGTTGATATCAACGGCTTGTTTACTGCCGCCCTCACCGGCCTGGCAGGACTGTTCATCAGTGTCTATGACCTGATCATGGCCGGCCAGCTGGTGCCCCATTTCGCCCAGTACAATATCGTCGGCCTGCCGAAATATTACAGCTACACCCCGTCCCTGCACGAGTACATGATGCTGGCCGGAGGTTTCTTTCTTGTCTTCACTCTCTTTATCCTGGGCGAGCTGCTCCTGCGGCCCGACCGCCTCTCCGTGGATGAACAATAGCATCCGCCGGCAAACCTGATCAGGCAACAAAAAAACAGCCCGCTGCGTTCGCAGCGGGCTGTTTTTTTTATCCAAAAATCGTCCCAGGGCAAGATATTGCCAAGGTACTTTTCATGGTTCGAAGTCTTCGCTATCTGTTGTGGCAGGGCCGTGCCAAAACCTGGAGTCTCCCTTCAGTCGCTTACCCGGAGTCTCCCTTCAGTCGCTTACCCGGAGTCTCCCTTCGGTCGCTTACCTGGTCCAGCCATGCTGGTTTATCCTGATATTCCTAATCAGCTCAGCCTGGAGCAGCCCGACAGACAGCATCCCAAATCCATGCGACGTTAAATCTGGCAGGCCTTGTTCTTCTCCTCGCGCGCTTTCTGAGTGGTGCACTCAAAGATGATATCGAGTTCCTCATTGTCCAGGGTTTCTTCTTTGAGCAGAACTTCGGCCACCTGGTTAAGGTAGTCCCTGTTCTCGGTCAGGATATCCCGGGCCTTCTGGTAACATTGCTGCAGAATATCGTTTATCTCCTGATCGATCTGCCGTTCCGCCTCGTCACTGTGCAGCAGCATGGTCATGGGATCGCCTAGAAAACCACCTCCCTCCCGGACATACGCCCGCGGCGCCAGGGTATTGGCCATACCCCACTTGCATATCATTGAGGTGGCGATTTCCGTCGATTGCAGAAGATCATCCTGAGCCCCGGTGCTCCGCTGGCCGAAAATAATCTCCTCTGCGGCCCGGCCCCCCATGAATATGGTGATCTTGTCGAGCAGGTATTCCCGGGAATAGGCGTGCCGGTCATTGAGGGGCAACTGCTGGGTCTGGCCCAGCGCCCTGCCCCGGGGAATAATGGTGATCTTCACCAGAGGATCTGCCTCGGGCAGCCTTTTGGCGACAATGGCGTGTCCGGCCTCATGAAAGGCCAGGATCTTGCGGTCTTTTTCTGAAAAGACCATCCCCTTGCGCTCCACTCCCAGAAGAATCCGGTCCCGGGCCTCATCGAAGTCCTCCATGGTTATGTACTGCCGTCGTTTCCTGGCCGCCAGCAGGGCCGCCTCGTTGACCAGGTTATGCAGTTCAGCCCCGGTAAAGCCGGGGGTCGTCTGGGCGATTAGCTTGAGATTGATATCCGGGCCGAGCTTCACCTTCCTGGTATGGACCTCCAGAATTTTTTTCCGTCCCTTGACATCGGGCGGCAGAATGGTGATCTGGCGGTCAAACCGCCCCGGTCTGAGCAAGGCTGGATCAAGAATATCGGGCCGGTTGGTTGCCGCCAGGACCAGGACCGTATCATCGGTGCCAAAGCCATCCATCTCCACCAGCAGGGCATTGAGGGTCTGGGCCCGCTCATCCGTTCCTCCGGCCACCCCGGAGGCGGCCCGACTCCCCCCCACCGCATCGATCTCGTCGATAAAGACGATACAGGGGGCATTCTTTTTGGCCTCCCGGAAGAGGTCCCGCACCCTGGAGGCGCCGACCCCGACAAACATCTCGACAAAATCAGAGCCGGAAAAACTGAAAAAAGGCACTCCGGCCTCACCGGCTATGGCCTTGGCCAGCAACGTCTTGCCGGTTCCCGGAGGCCCCTGGAGGAGGATACCCCTGGGAATGGTGGCGCCCACGGCCTTGAACGGCTCGGGATTCTTCAAAAATTCGATCACCTCCACCAGCTCTTCCTTGGCCGAGGAGATCCCGGCCACATCGTCGAAGGTAACCCGGTTCTCCTTGGTGAAGCGGATCATCTTTTCACTGGCAAAGGGCTCATCTTCAGCATTTTTTTCCTGTCGTTTCAGGTTTGCAGCCCAGACAAGAAGGACCACGGTCAAGGCCACGGCAAACAGGACAGTGAACCAGATCAGCTGAGTATTGTCACGGCTGACAGTGACCCGGATTCTCTTGCTCTCCAGCTTCGGGACCAGGGAGGATATATCCGGCGCAATAGTCGTATAGAGCCGGCCATCATTGCTGGTCACCATCAGGGTATTGCCGCGGATCTCCACCGCAGCGACCCGATCCCGGTGCAGATTTTCAAGAAAATCCGTGTAACTCTGGGTCGGCAGGGCCGTCTTATGTTCAGCCCGCCAGAAGATAAAAAGGGTGCCGAGCACAAAGATAAAAATAAAGAAAATGAAAATATTACGGGCAAAATAAGCCATAAGTGCGACCAATCCTCAATAGAGCGTGGGTTATGGAAACAATTCTTCCGCTGTCTGTCCCGGCCATTGTAGGAAATCAGGAAAAAAATGTACAGCACTACCACCCGGTACCCTGCCCACAATGGTCTGTTTTTTACATGAACCTGAATCCGTGAAGCTGTAATTTCGCCGCATGCGCAAGGAAGAGACCCGTTGATTAGAGTGATGCTCTATCAAGGGGTTGATGACGCAGCGTATGCGGTGAAACTACAGCTCCCGAAGGGCGGCTTCATAGCAATGGGTGAAAAGAAACATCTCAGGTTATCTTTTCTTTTTGATGGTTATTCAAGGCAGATAACAAAGAAACAATATTTTTCCGTCACGGATTCAGGATGAAAGGAGTTCTCCGGGTTGAATAGGCGTGGAAAAAGCCTGCGGATTGAGGCTCGACAGGTGCAGAAGGAATCAGAAATCTTATCCGGGGGGAAATCAAGAAGGACAGACAGGCCGGGCAGACGCCTATCGCACGCGCCAGGTAAAATCCAGCGCTCCTGGCCGGCAGGAGTCTACACAGGCACCGCAGTTCCAGCAGTAGACAGACCGGCCCTCACCAAGACTGGGATTGAGACCAAGGGGACAGGCGTGATCACAGAGACCACACTGGGTGCAGGCCTCCAACTCCTGATGAATGACCAGCCGACGCCGGGAACCGATCAGAGCAAG encodes:
- the ftsH gene encoding ATP-dependent zinc metalloprotease FtsH, encoding MAYFARNIFIFFIFIFVLGTLFIFWRAEHKTALPTQSYTDFLENLHRDRVAAVEIRGNTLMVTSNDGRLYTTIAPDISSLVPKLESKRIRVTVSRDNTQLIWFTVLFAVALTVVLLVWAANLKRQEKNAEDEPFASEKMIRFTKENRVTFDDVAGISSAKEELVEVIEFLKNPEPFKAVGATIPRGILLQGPPGTGKTLLAKAIAGEAGVPFFSFSGSDFVEMFVGVGASRVRDLFREAKKNAPCIVFIDEIDAVGGSRAASGVAGGTDERAQTLNALLVEMDGFGTDDTVLVLAATNRPDILDPALLRPGRFDRQITILPPDVKGRKKILEVHTRKVKLGPDINLKLIAQTTPGFTGAELHNLVNEAALLAARKRRQYITMEDFDEARDRILLGVERKGMVFSEKDRKILAFHEAGHAIVAKRLPEADPLVKITIIPRGRALGQTQQLPLNDRHAYSREYLLDKITIFMGGRAAEEIIFGQRSTGAQDDLLQSTEIATSMICKWGMANTLAPRAYVREGGGFLGDPMTMLLHSDEAERQIDQEINDILQQCYQKARDILTENRDYLNQVAEVLLKEETLDNEELDIIFECTTQKAREEKNKACQI
- the nrfD gene encoding NrfD/PsrC family molybdoenzyme membrane anchor subunit, translated to MDNVRPMDNKIGIAGIEIPFPVFIILIACASMAVTGILFAGHALYIGHHHALGTSREVPWGILIAGYVFFATFSTGLCIIASLGQVFGIKAFKPIVGRTLFLAAITIAAGLMSISLELENPWRVQIWALLSPHPESNIWWKTSIYSMYLMLLIFNLILLNRGKVKAASRVGLVALLACLAAVLNMKEDMSILGARAFWPDQYMPIYFLTFATLLACFGIFFFNWAAARISGEEISSEVKSALSATSKLTIVLLLIYGLFTAAKIMAGYAGEGVNNPDAMSLLLTGRFAGNFWVGEVGMAFIIPLALLLIARRNVDINGLFTAALTGLAGLFISVYDLIMAGQLVPHFAQYNIVGLPKYYSYTPSLHEYMMLAGGFFLVFTLFILGELLLRPDRLSVDEQ
- a CDS encoding sigma-54 dependent transcriptional regulator — its product is MIDNDKKQAHILIVDDEESIRMTFEIFLVRAGYQNVSTATNISEALAAVEKQKPDLVISDIVLVGESGTELLRRLREMNINCPVVMVTGFPNLESAAKAVRLGAFDYIPKPVNKDTLLHFTRQALNHRWLQKEKERLITENEQYRKYLEAVFRSVQDCIVTVDPELSIVQVNDTARQCMLAAAPEGKLPTSLYEVSGPLGKACLEDAKKVLETRKEVREHRIECQFHGGELKVLSLNAAPIQVNGHSFTGIVLVARDITNTPSPDSGKQRDYFHGYVGHSQAMQEVYNLIENVGRVDTTVLITGESGTGKELAAEALHAESLRRDKPLIKVDCASIPEDILESELFGHRRGSFTGAEKNRQGRILQAEGGTLFLDEIGDISPRMQLRLLRFLQERTFYPVGQDQPVQVDVRVIAATNADLREKVALGEFREDLYYRLRVIEINLPPLRARKEGIPVLANHFLKSFQEKLGHNISGISDQAMEALVHYSWPGNVRELKHVIERGCVLCTGQTLALEHLPEEIRNSEASLPLTALEKPAATPSPQHQEPEPLKNATTSMSPEEKIRAALTQAGGNKSKAARLLGIDRSTLYRRMRRYNISD